The following are encoded in a window of Streptomyces sp. Go-475 genomic DNA:
- a CDS encoding CGNR zinc finger domain-containing protein: MLITHDTRCALDTVVDLVNTAPEDDTAADGLPDVATLADFVRNHEISDVGVLSEFDLSAVRKIRGRFAAVFSAPDARTAAGLINELVAAAGTTPRLTDHDGYDWHVHYFAPGASVADHLAADCGMALAFFVVAGEQERLRRCEAPDCRRAFVDLSRNRSRRYCDSRTCGNRLHVAAYRARRKEAAG; encoded by the coding sequence GTGCTGATCACCCACGACACCCGGTGCGCCCTCGACACCGTGGTGGATCTGGTGAACACCGCGCCGGAGGACGACACGGCGGCGGACGGGCTGCCGGACGTGGCGACCCTCGCGGACTTCGTACGGAACCACGAGATCAGCGATGTCGGGGTGCTCTCGGAATTCGACCTCTCCGCGGTCCGGAAGATCCGCGGCCGGTTCGCCGCCGTCTTCTCGGCCCCCGACGCCCGGACCGCCGCAGGCCTGATCAACGAGCTGGTCGCGGCCGCCGGCACCACGCCCCGGCTCACGGACCACGACGGCTACGACTGGCATGTCCACTACTTCGCACCCGGTGCCTCCGTGGCCGACCACCTGGCCGCCGACTGCGGGATGGCGCTGGCCTTCTTCGTGGTCGCCGGAGAGCAGGAGCGACTGCGGCGCTGCGAGGCGCCCGACTGCCGCCGCGCCTTCGTCGATCTGTCCCGCAACCGCTCGCGCCGCTACTGCGACAGCCGCACCTGCGGGAACCGCCTGCACGTGGCCGCGTACCGGGCGCGCCGGAAGGAAGCCGCGGGCTGA